A genomic stretch from Candidatus Bathyarchaeota archaeon includes:
- a CDS encoding GMP synthase yields MQIFNPQEFVKRQVEEIQKLVGNERALIAVSGGVDSTTSAVLTYKAIGNNILCVMLDDAFMREGETERIAQLVSQPSINLPIRILNVQERFLKALEGLQDAEEKRKMFRETFYKILGETAKEERCNVLVQGTIKADVIETTGGVKTQHNVLEQMGINTVERYGFKVVEPLASLYKEQVRVVARHLGVPSEIAERQPFPGPGLSVRVVGEIKRDKLDSAKKATAIVEEKFAKHKPSQYFAAIIDNKTVSYPRSMHIKEIAARFLNVPSRHLSIKIFEAKATGIRGGKRMYGGITALKAQTANGSLHSPSIAHLVALQAKVTMEHQFFTRVLYTIKETSQKRPYVVILRAIQTHDFLTAEVAEISWATLNETADEILKACSNISAVYYDVTPKPPATVEME; encoded by the coding sequence TTGCAGATTTTTAATCCACAAGAATTCGTAAAAAGACAGGTGGAAGAGATACAGAAGCTTGTTGGAAATGAACGCGCGCTAATCGCTGTTTCAGGTGGTGTTGATAGTACAACAAGCGCCGTCTTAACCTACAAAGCAATTGGCAATAACATTCTATGTGTGATGCTGGATGACGCCTTTATGCGAGAAGGCGAGACAGAACGTATCGCCCAGCTAGTATCACAACCATCAATAAATCTGCCGATAAGAATATTGAATGTTCAGGAAAGATTCTTGAAGGCACTTGAAGGTCTACAAGACGCTGAAGAAAAACGCAAGATGTTCCGTGAGACATTTTACAAGATATTAGGCGAAACTGCTAAAGAAGAAAGATGCAATGTGCTTGTTCAAGGAACTATAAAAGCTGATGTAATTGAAACAACGGGTGGCGTGAAAACCCAGCACAATGTACTTGAGCAAATGGGAATAAACACGGTTGAACGTTATGGTTTCAAAGTGGTTGAACCTCTCGCGTCTCTCTACAAAGAGCAAGTTCGCGTAGTGGCACGCCACTTAGGAGTTCCCTCAGAAATTGCTGAAAGGCAGCCTTTTCCAGGTCCAGGCCTGTCTGTACGAGTTGTAGGTGAGATTAAAAGAGATAAGCTAGATTCAGCGAAAAAAGCAACGGCTATTGTTGAAGAAAAATTCGCGAAGCACAAGCCTAGCCAATATTTTGCTGCAATCATTGATAACAAAACGGTTTCCTATCCTAGGAGCATGCACATTAAAGAGATTGCTGCCCGTTTTCTTAATGTTCCTTCAAGGCATTTGTCAATCAAGATTTTCGAGGCGAAAGCTACTGGCATAAGAGGTGGCAAGAGGATGTATGGTGGAATTACCGCGTTGAAAGCCCAAACTGCGAATGGCAGCCTTCATAGTCCGTCTATAGCCCACCTTGTTGCCCTCCAAGCTAAGGTAACTATGGAGCATCAATTCTTCACGCGAGTACTATATACAATTAAAGAAACGTCTCAGAAACGACCTTATGTTGTCATTTTGAGGGCGATTCAAACGCACGACTTTCTCACAGCAGAAGTAGCTGAAATTTCTTGGGCAACGCTGAACGAGACAGCAGACGAAATACTAAAGGCTTGTTCGAACATTTCTGCGGTTTATTATGATGTGACACCCAAGCCTCCTGCAACAGTCGAAATGGAGTAA
- a CDS encoding arcadin 1 encodes MVLVRVQRIESIRDPEGTLGKRIELVEERKIPRFAIQPATEEARMVQSVVQALQQQLPVQTMRTGFNLPKIILFLTEQEYDQLNIKFDVNQTYEVELSNQSIKFNKVL; translated from the coding sequence GTGGTTCTTGTTAGAGTTCAACGCATTGAATCAATCCGCGACCCGGAAGGTACTCTAGGAAAGCGTATAGAGCTTGTAGAGGAACGTAAGATACCGCGGTTCGCTATTCAACCAGCCACGGAAGAAGCAAGGATGGTGCAAAGCGTAGTTCAAGCATTACAGCAACAGCTTCCTGTACAAACTATGCGAACAGGATTTAACCTGCCAAAAATCATCCTGTTCTTAACAGAGCAAGAATATGACCAGTTAAACATCAAATTCGATGTTAATCAAACCTATGAAGTCGAGCTTTCAAATCAAAGCATAAAGTTCAACAAGGTACTCTAG
- a CDS encoding acylphosphatase codes for MKVRARVFVNGRVQGVFFRSEAHRKARRYNVTGWVRNLPDGRVEVVLEGEKESVEKLIEFCRRGPPGARVTRTEVILETYTGEFGDFRIVW; via the coding sequence ATGAAAGTTAGAGCACGCGTGTTCGTCAATGGACGAGTTCAAGGGGTTTTCTTCCGATCAGAAGCACATCGAAAAGCCCGTAGATACAACGTGACAGGCTGGGTTAGAAACCTTCCAGATGGAAGAGTTGAGGTGGTTTTGGAAGGGGAAAAAGAAAGCGTTGAGAAACTAATAGAGTTTTGTAGAAGGGGACCGCCCGGCGCAAGAGTAACTAGAACCGAAGTAATTTTGGAGACTTATACTGGAGAGTTTGGGGACTTCCGAATAGTATGGTAG